From Micromonospora sp. NBC_01699, a single genomic window includes:
- a CDS encoding condensation domain-containing protein, whose amino-acid sequence MRTASTVPALLDARSVTEPDRTALIVTRPGEPTGERADPTDNGPTDTGPDRLTFGHWRTRADAVGHGLIHRGVRPGDRIGLHFDGLDWVSFAVAYAAVTSVGAVAVPLPERGTPTQLRDLLEWCGASGVIHGGDTVAPRAGWAATVDELDLGPAGPVHVPVEPTDLAQILFTSGTTGRPKAVAASHANLTFGLLPHPRRRPLAHSRHFLHAFPLGTNAAQTMLMQTIAAQPAALVLPGFDPNRFAALVAAYRVGTLFVVPAMAIELLNSGAADRHDLSSVLLLASTAAPLPGPVARALCVALPAATIVNNYTSTEAAPAHTTVVFDPDRPAALGRPAAGAELVIGDPDGVRLPPGTVGEVHLRADTVPRSYYRDPDASAAVFRDGWVRMGDLGYLDDDGYLHLVDRDSDVVKSGAFKVSTPHVEATLHEHPAVADAAVVGVPHPTMGTMLAAAVVARTPVDPAELRAFLAERLAPHERPTRLLLVDTLPRNDGGKLRKPELRDLFTARADPAHRPPPVTPAEVRLGALWARVLSTSGVGRNDDFFALGGDSLRATQLATLAGESFGVAVPASLAFDQPVLSAQARWLADAAPARPATPDPETPVLAYDEVPLSAQQENFFTWMYATEEPRDVGPISVAIRIRDEFDPELFTSGLRLLVHRHESLRTVFASGQDGHRAYVRPDCPPRVTVVAAVGADAEARREHAATVVRTDREHGFDLATGPLVRAVVVRLDADDHVLGLAVHHLVFDGWSMGVLLRELGLAYSALRAGRPVVLPPLPVPYPEAVRWTREQWSRTRGFWSRHLDGAPTGIEPFPGRRRAVRLRSDSLEFRLDRDAADRLRGFARDRGASTFMVVAAAWVTVLSRFTGATEIVIMSPVPGRTRPEFEPLLGCLVQSLLLRIDARADPTFDELLDRVRSTALAGIDHQYYPYAEFYPRFPNSAWLRFESWGGVTHFPGLDSEPFELPRALDADWPTPNGEPDLGVPELAMLEQPDGSISGWLLWNSYAFDRSTMERLAAMLVRLAAYAPERAGRRLSQLTEAT is encoded by the coding sequence GTGCGCACCGCATCGACCGTGCCGGCGCTGCTCGATGCCCGATCCGTCACCGAGCCGGACCGGACCGCCCTGATCGTCACCCGCCCCGGCGAACCGACCGGCGAGCGGGCCGACCCGACCGACAACGGGCCGACCGACACCGGGCCGGACCGGCTGACCTTCGGGCACTGGCGGACCCGCGCCGACGCGGTCGGGCACGGGCTGATCCACCGTGGAGTCCGACCCGGCGACCGGATCGGACTGCACTTCGACGGCCTCGACTGGGTCAGCTTCGCGGTCGCGTACGCGGCGGTCACCTCGGTCGGCGCGGTCGCCGTACCGCTGCCCGAGCGGGGCACCCCGACCCAGCTCCGGGACCTGCTCGAATGGTGTGGAGCCAGCGGGGTGATCCACGGTGGCGACACCGTCGCCCCGCGAGCCGGCTGGGCGGCCACGGTCGACGAACTCGACCTCGGGCCGGCCGGACCGGTCCACGTCCCGGTCGAGCCGACCGACCTCGCCCAGATCCTGTTCACCTCCGGCACCACCGGGCGACCGAAGGCGGTCGCGGCCAGCCACGCCAACCTGACCTTCGGCCTGCTCCCCCACCCGCGTCGCCGACCACTGGCCCACTCACGACATTTCCTGCACGCCTTCCCGCTCGGCACCAACGCCGCCCAGACCATGCTGATGCAGACCATCGCGGCGCAACCGGCGGCACTGGTCCTGCCGGGCTTCGACCCGAACCGGTTCGCCGCGCTGGTCGCCGCGTACCGGGTCGGCACGCTGTTCGTCGTGCCGGCGATGGCGATCGAGCTGCTCAACAGCGGCGCCGCCGACCGCCACGACCTGTCCAGTGTGCTGCTGCTCGCCTCGACCGCCGCACCGCTGCCCGGCCCGGTCGCCCGCGCGCTCTGCGTCGCACTGCCGGCCGCCACCATCGTCAACAACTACACCTCGACCGAGGCCGCCCCGGCCCACACCACCGTGGTCTTCGACCCCGACCGCCCGGCGGCGCTGGGCCGACCGGCCGCCGGCGCCGAACTGGTGATCGGCGACCCCGACGGCGTACGGCTGCCACCCGGCACGGTCGGCGAGGTGCACCTGCGCGCGGACACCGTGCCCCGCAGCTACTACCGGGACCCGGACGCCAGCGCGGCGGTGTTCCGCGACGGCTGGGTCCGGATGGGCGACCTCGGCTACCTCGACGACGACGGCTACCTGCACCTGGTCGACCGGGACAGCGACGTGGTCAAGTCCGGCGCGTTCAAGGTGTCGACGCCGCACGTCGAGGCGACCCTGCACGAGCATCCGGCGGTCGCCGACGCGGCCGTGGTCGGCGTGCCGCACCCGACGATGGGCACCATGCTCGCCGCGGCGGTGGTCGCCCGGACCCCGGTGGACCCGGCCGAACTGCGCGCCTTCCTCGCCGAACGCCTCGCCCCGCACGAACGGCCGACCCGGCTGCTGCTGGTCGACACGCTGCCCCGCAACGACGGCGGCAAGCTGCGCAAGCCCGAACTGCGGGACCTGTTCACCGCCCGCGCCGACCCGGCGCACCGGCCGCCGCCGGTCACGCCGGCCGAGGTCAGGCTCGGGGCGCTCTGGGCGCGGGTGCTGTCGACGTCCGGGGTCGGCCGCAACGACGACTTCTTCGCCCTCGGCGGCGACTCGCTGCGGGCCACCCAACTCGCCACCCTGGCCGGCGAGAGCTTCGGGGTGGCCGTACCGGCGTCGCTCGCCTTCGACCAGCCGGTGCTGAGCGCCCAGGCCCGGTGGCTGGCCGACGCCGCCCCGGCCCGGCCCGCGACGCCCGACCCGGAAACCCCGGTGCTGGCGTACGACGAGGTGCCGCTGAGCGCACAGCAGGAGAACTTCTTCACCTGGATGTACGCCACCGAGGAACCCCGCGACGTCGGGCCGATCAGCGTGGCGATCCGGATCCGGGACGAGTTCGACCCGGAACTGTTCACCAGCGGCCTGCGCCTGCTGGTCCACCGGCACGAGTCACTGCGTACGGTCTTCGCCTCCGGGCAGGACGGGCACCGGGCGTACGTCCGGCCGGACTGCCCACCGAGGGTGACCGTCGTCGCGGCGGTCGGCGCGGACGCCGAGGCCCGGCGGGAGCACGCCGCCACGGTCGTCCGGACCGACCGCGAACACGGCTTCGACCTCGCCACCGGTCCGCTGGTCCGGGCGGTGGTGGTCCGGCTCGACGCCGACGACCACGTGCTCGGCCTGGCCGTGCACCATCTGGTCTTCGACGGCTGGTCGATGGGGGTGCTGCTGCGCGAACTCGGGCTGGCCTACTCGGCGCTGCGCGCCGGGCGGCCGGTGGTGCTGCCGCCGCTGCCGGTGCCGTACCCGGAGGCGGTGCGGTGGACCCGCGAGCAGTGGTCCCGGACCCGCGGGTTCTGGTCCCGCCACCTCGACGGCGCCCCGACCGGCATCGAGCCGTTCCCCGGCCGGCGGCGGGCGGTCCGGCTGCGCAGCGACTCGCTGGAGTTCCGGCTCGACCGGGACGCCGCCGACCGGCTGCGCGGGTTCGCCCGTGACCGGGGCGCGAGCACGTTCATGGTGGTCGCGGCGGCCTGGGTGACGGTGCTGTCCCGGTTCACCGGCGCCACCGAGATCGTGATCATGTCCCCGGTGCCGGGCCGGACCCGGCCGGAGTTCGAGCCGCTGCTCGGCTGCCTGGTCCAGTCGCTGCTGCTGCGGATCGACGCCCGCGCCGACCCGACCTTCGACGAACTGCTCGACCGGGTACGCAGCACCGCGCTGGCCGGCATCGACCACCAGTACTACCCGTACGCCGAGTTCTACCCGCGCTTTCCGAACTCCGCCTGGCTGCGGTTCGAGAGCTGGGGCGGGGTGACCCACTTCCCGGGGCTGGACTCCGAGCCGTTCGAGCTGCCGCGCGCGCTGGACGCCGACTGGCCCACCCCGAACGGGGAGCCGGATCTCGGCGTACCGGAGCTGGCGATGCTCGAACAGCCGGACGGGTCGATCTCCGGCTGGCTGCTCTGGAACTCGTACGCCTTCGACCGATCCACAATGGAACGTTTGGCGGCGATGCTGGTCCGGTTGGCCGCGTACGCACCGGAGCGGGCCGGTCGGCGGCTGTCCCAACTGACGGAGGCGACGTGA
- a CDS encoding MbtH family protein — MYDEDEDTTSYIVVINDEEQYSIWRDGTPPPAGWRQVGTAGTKRECLDHVDQVWTDMRPASLRARIAATTG; from the coding sequence ATGTACGACGAAGACGAAGACACCACCAGCTACATCGTCGTGATCAACGACGAGGAGCAGTACTCCATCTGGCGCGACGGCACCCCGCCGCCGGCCGGCTGGCGCCAGGTCGGAACGGCCGGCACCAAGCGCGAGTGCCTCGACCATGTCGACCAGGTCTGGACCGACATGCGCCCGGCGTCGCTGCGCGCCCGGATCGCCGCCACCACTGGGTGA
- a CDS encoding HAD-IIIC family phosphatase, with protein sequence MLTVRVVASFTAEPLAEVLRFWAGELALPMAVSFAPYGQVFQQLLDPDGALRTNRDGVNVVAVRLTDLADPDGFVAALRAADRDTTVPLLVAICPDPPGTDGRTGEAAERAVRDGVAGSGHLRLLGSAELADGYPVADPHDDYADRLGRVPYTPEFFAALGTALARTVHAIVRPRPKVVVVDADNTLWTGIVGEDGVAGITVDHDRRAFQELLIAQRDAGRLLCLCSRNNPADVDAVFAGRPDLLLRPEHLTASRVNWRPKSENLRSLAEELNLGLDSFVFLDDSPIEVAEVRAACPEVLALTVPADARRAAAFLRHCWPLDVDRALTDEDRQRVARYEQEAQRRAVRDSGMSLADFHANLDLRVDVTPARPDQHERVAQLTQRTNQFNLSPVRRDARDLRTLDLDCLVVTVADRFGDYGLVGAMLYAVDGDLLRVDTFLLSCRALGRGVEHRMLAHLGELALDRGAGTIELPYTATGRNGPARAFLAEVTAEPLGAGAARPGDPDAPTRTGHLLPAGTAAAVRHRPGGSDQPAQEPPTPATDRPAPVTPVEAWRVVERIATALADPAAIRAAVLAGHLPGAVTATGDPVEARVMQIWAELLAVRPGTPEDNFFALGGQSLQLVQFMARVREVFAVELPVELLFTPAFTVAEVSREIRQRQLAGADSAELTDLLAELDRLSDDEIELLLAEEDA encoded by the coding sequence GTGCTGACCGTACGCGTCGTCGCCTCGTTCACCGCCGAACCGCTGGCCGAGGTGCTCCGGTTCTGGGCCGGTGAACTGGCGCTGCCGATGGCGGTCAGCTTCGCCCCGTACGGTCAGGTGTTCCAACAACTGCTCGACCCGGACGGTGCACTGCGGACCAACCGCGACGGCGTCAACGTCGTCGCGGTCCGGCTCACCGACCTGGCCGACCCGGACGGGTTCGTCGCCGCACTGCGCGCCGCCGACCGGGACACGACGGTCCCGCTGCTGGTCGCCATCTGCCCGGATCCGCCCGGCACCGACGGTCGAACCGGCGAGGCGGCCGAGCGGGCGGTACGCGACGGCGTGGCCGGCAGCGGGCACCTGCGCCTGCTCGGGTCGGCCGAACTCGCCGACGGCTACCCGGTGGCCGACCCGCACGACGACTACGCCGACCGGCTCGGGCGGGTGCCGTACACGCCGGAGTTCTTCGCCGCGCTGGGCACCGCACTGGCCCGTACGGTGCACGCGATCGTCCGGCCGCGACCGAAGGTCGTCGTGGTGGACGCCGACAACACCCTGTGGACCGGGATCGTCGGCGAGGACGGGGTCGCCGGCATCACCGTCGACCACGACCGGCGTGCGTTCCAGGAACTGCTGATCGCCCAGCGGGACGCCGGCCGACTGCTCTGCCTGTGCAGCCGCAACAACCCCGCCGACGTCGACGCGGTCTTCGCCGGTCGCCCGGACCTGCTGCTGCGACCCGAACACCTCACCGCCAGCCGGGTCAACTGGCGGCCCAAGTCGGAGAACCTGCGCTCGCTCGCCGAGGAACTGAATCTCGGCCTGGACAGCTTCGTCTTCCTCGACGACAGCCCGATCGAGGTCGCCGAGGTCCGCGCCGCCTGCCCGGAGGTGCTGGCGCTGACCGTCCCGGCGGACGCCCGCCGCGCCGCCGCGTTCCTGCGGCACTGCTGGCCGCTGGACGTCGACCGGGCACTGACCGACGAGGACCGCCAGCGGGTGGCCCGCTACGAGCAGGAGGCCCAACGTCGGGCCGTGCGCGACAGCGGCATGTCGCTGGCCGACTTCCACGCCAATCTGGACCTGCGGGTCGACGTCACCCCGGCCCGGCCCGACCAGCACGAGCGGGTCGCCCAGCTCACCCAGCGGACCAACCAGTTCAACCTCTCCCCGGTACGCCGGGACGCCCGCGACCTGCGCACCCTCGACCTGGACTGCCTGGTGGTGACCGTGGCCGACCGGTTCGGCGACTACGGGCTGGTCGGCGCGATGCTGTACGCGGTCGACGGCGACCTGCTGCGGGTCGACACGTTCCTGCTGAGCTGTCGCGCGCTTGGCCGAGGGGTAGAGCACCGGATGCTCGCCCACCTCGGCGAGCTGGCCCTGGACCGGGGTGCCGGCACGATCGAGCTGCCGTACACCGCCACCGGCCGGAACGGACCCGCCCGCGCCTTCCTCGCCGAGGTGACCGCCGAGCCGCTCGGTGCCGGGGCGGCCCGGCCCGGCGACCCCGACGCCCCGACCCGCACCGGACACCTGCTGCCGGCGGGCACGGCTGCCGCCGTACGCCATCGGCCCGGCGGGTCCGACCAGCCGGCGCAGGAGCCGCCCACCCCCGCCACCGACCGGCCGGCTCCCGTCACCCCGGTCGAAGCCTGGCGGGTGGTGGAGCGGATCGCCACCGCGCTCGCCGACCCGGCCGCGATCCGGGCGGCGGTCCTCGCCGGCCACCTTCCGGGAGCGGTCACGGCGACCGGGGACCCGGTCGAGGCCAGGGTGATGCAGATCTGGGCGGAACTGCTGGCGGTACGCCCCGGCACGCCCGAGGACAACTTCTTCGCCCTCGGCGGGCAGTCGCTGCAACTGGTCCAGTTCATGGCCCGGGTGCGCGAGGTGTTCGCGGTCGAACTCCCGGTCGAGCTGCTGTTCACCCCGGCGTTCACGGTCGCGGAGGTGTCCCGGGAGATCCGGCAGCGTCAGCTCGCCGGTGCCGACAGCGCCGAGCTGACCGACCTGCTGGCCGAGCTGGACCGGCTCTCCGACGACGAGATCGAACTCCTGCTCGCCGAAGAGGACGCCTAG
- a CDS encoding glycosyltransferase, whose amino-acid sequence MVTVLMVSHGTHGDVWPMIHLGAGLRGRGHDVTLLTHAPYAEPVRAAGLGFVPIDTPDEYAAYLADARTILLDRVGSPSPPDLLAHYRRTNLFGQLRLEIDTLRELAVPGRTVLVGRHTSGLSTLIVAELDRLPVAWAAMTPAQHLLLPVTEHLHRTALAAPIDQLRAELGLAPVDDWAAWLGSADLQLGLWPRWFDAAGDPTADRVAKVGFLLDPGTDGGSDSEPDPDAGSGPVPPEVAEVLAGEVPPVLVAGSSGQMLLHDFYAASVPAALDAGRTVLLVTPYRDLLPATLPAGVHWFRWLPYRAVMPRVAAVVHHGGTGTIAQCLAAGVPQLVLAHSFDQPDTGARLRRLGVGEWLPSTRWEPPRAAALMRRLLDERGYRDRAARLRAAIDTTAADRAGRRIEALLTPAGVPAP is encoded by the coding sequence GTGGTCACCGTTCTGATGGTCAGTCACGGCACCCACGGCGACGTGTGGCCGATGATCCATCTCGGCGCCGGCCTGCGTGGCCGGGGCCACGACGTCACCCTGCTCACCCACGCCCCCTACGCCGAGCCCGTACGCGCGGCCGGTCTCGGGTTCGTGCCGATCGACACCCCCGACGAGTACGCGGCCTACCTCGCCGACGCCCGCACGATCCTGCTCGACCGGGTCGGGTCGCCGAGCCCGCCGGACCTGCTCGCGCACTACCGGCGGACGAACCTGTTCGGCCAGCTCCGGTTGGAGATCGACACCCTCCGCGAACTCGCCGTACCGGGACGGACAGTGCTGGTCGGCCGGCACACCTCGGGGCTGTCCACGCTGATCGTGGCGGAACTCGACCGGCTGCCGGTGGCCTGGGCGGCGATGACCCCGGCGCAACATCTGCTGCTGCCGGTCACCGAGCACCTGCACCGGACCGCCCTGGCCGCCCCGATCGATCAGCTCCGGGCGGAACTCGGGCTGGCCCCGGTCGATGACTGGGCCGCCTGGCTCGGCTCGGCCGACCTGCAACTCGGGCTCTGGCCGCGCTGGTTCGACGCCGCCGGTGACCCCACCGCCGACCGGGTGGCGAAGGTCGGCTTCCTGCTCGACCCCGGCACAGACGGCGGGTCCGACTCCGAGCCCGACCCGGACGCCGGCTCCGGACCGGTGCCGCCGGAGGTGGCCGAGGTGCTGGCCGGGGAGGTGCCGCCGGTGCTGGTCGCCGGCAGCAGCGGGCAGATGCTGCTGCACGACTTCTACGCCGCCTCGGTGCCCGCCGCGCTCGACGCCGGCCGTACGGTGCTGCTGGTGACGCCGTACCGGGACCTGCTGCCGGCGACGTTGCCGGCCGGCGTGCACTGGTTCCGCTGGTTGCCGTACCGGGCGGTGATGCCCCGGGTGGCGGCGGTAGTGCACCACGGCGGGACCGGCACGATCGCCCAGTGTCTCGCCGCCGGGGTGCCGCAACTGGTGCTGGCGCACAGCTTCGACCAGCCGGACACCGGGGCGCGGCTGCGCCGGCTCGGGGTGGGGGAGTGGCTGCCGTCGACCCGGTGGGAGCCGCCCCGCGCGGCGGCGCTGATGCGCCGGCTGCTCGACGAGCGCGGCTACCGGGATCGGGCGGCGCGGCTGCGGGCCGCCATCGACACCACCGCCGCCGACCGGGCCGGGCGACGGATCGAGGCGCTGCTGACCCCGGCCGGCGTCCCGGCCCCCTGA
- the yaaA gene encoding peroxide stress protein YaaA, with amino-acid sequence MLILLPPSEGKTAPRSGRPLNLDTLTLGDLNTGRERVLDALVELCTAGDRERARTVLGLTPGQDDEIDRNARLRSAPAQPAARIYTGVLYDALDIGSLTGAARARIRRSALVFSGLWGVVRVDDRIPAYRCAIGVNLPGVGGLTAYWRGLLDPVVTDTADGGPILDLRSGAYAAMWRPTGRTAERTVAVRVLHEQVVDGVASRSVVSHFNKATKGRLVRELLLAGAVPRSPAKLVEALRDLKYTVEEQPAAAGKPRQLDIVVNEL; translated from the coding sequence GTGCTGATCCTGCTGCCACCCTCCGAGGGGAAGACCGCACCCCGGTCCGGCCGCCCACTGAACCTGGACACGCTCACCCTGGGCGACCTGAACACCGGCCGGGAGAGGGTGCTGGACGCACTGGTCGAGCTGTGCACGGCCGGCGACCGGGAACGGGCGCGGACGGTTCTCGGGTTGACTCCGGGCCAGGACGACGAGATCGACCGCAACGCCCGGCTGCGGAGCGCACCGGCCCAGCCGGCCGCCAGGATCTACACCGGGGTGCTCTACGACGCGCTGGACATCGGCAGCCTGACCGGGGCGGCTCGGGCCCGGATCCGGCGCAGCGCACTGGTCTTCTCCGGACTCTGGGGCGTGGTACGGGTGGACGACCGGATCCCGGCGTACCGGTGCGCGATCGGGGTCAACCTGCCCGGCGTGGGCGGGCTGACGGCGTACTGGCGGGGGCTGCTCGATCCGGTGGTCACCGACACCGCCGACGGTGGGCCGATCCTCGACCTGCGCTCCGGCGCGTACGCGGCGATGTGGCGGCCGACCGGGCGCACCGCCGAACGCACGGTTGCCGTACGGGTGCTGCACGAGCAGGTTGTCGACGGGGTGGCCAGCCGGTCGGTGGTGAGCCACTTCAACAAGGCGACCAAGGGGCGGCTGGTACGCGAGCTGCTGCTGGCCGGTGCGGTGCCGCGCAGCCCGGCGAAGCTGGTGGAGGCGCTGCGCGACCTGAAGTACACGGTCGAGGAGCAACCCGCCGCCGCCGGAAAGCCCCGCCAGCTCGACATAGTGGTCAACGAGCTGTAG
- a CDS encoding Stf0 family sulfotransferase — MVTGNGFDAYLICGTPRTGSTLLCGLLRDTGIAGRPESYFRLPDEQSWADRWHLPRDEDGSFDYRDYVRAAIADGRTSNGIFAARVMWGTLDEMVAKLGAAHSDLRSTGADLDLLTRAFGRVRFVHCRREDTVAQAVSWARAEQTHFWQYGDAALPDHEPRFDFAQIHDLVQTIEEHNDAWRNWFTTFDVQPHTVRYEDLTTDIDRVTSGILGFLGLDLPAGHAFVPRHRRQADQLNHDWALRYRALADTG; from the coding sequence GTGGTCACGGGCAACGGCTTCGACGCGTACCTGATCTGCGGTACGCCGCGGACCGGGAGCACGCTGCTGTGCGGGCTTTTACGCGACACCGGGATCGCCGGTCGGCCAGAGTCCTACTTCCGGCTGCCGGACGAGCAGTCCTGGGCGGACCGCTGGCACCTGCCCCGCGACGAGGACGGATCGTTCGACTACCGCGACTACGTACGGGCGGCGATCGCGGATGGACGTACCTCGAACGGCATCTTCGCTGCCCGGGTGATGTGGGGAACGCTGGATGAGATGGTCGCCAAGCTCGGCGCCGCACACTCCGATCTTCGGTCTACCGGCGCCGACCTCGACCTGCTGACCCGAGCCTTCGGCCGCGTCCGCTTCGTCCACTGCCGGCGTGAGGACACGGTGGCGCAGGCCGTGTCATGGGCGCGCGCCGAACAGACTCACTTCTGGCAGTACGGCGACGCCGCCCTGCCCGACCACGAGCCCCGCTTCGACTTCGCGCAGATCCACGACCTCGTCCAGACCATCGAGGAACACAACGACGCCTGGCGAAACTGGTTCACGACGTTCGACGTCCAACCGCACACCGTGCGCTATGAGGACCTCACCACCGATATCGACCGGGTCACCAGCGGCATCCTCGGCTTCCTCGGGCTGGATCTCCCGGCAGGGCACGCGTTCGTCCCCCGGCACCGCCGGCAGGCCGACCAGCTCAACCACGACTGGGCCCTCCGCTACCGCGCCCTCGCCGACACCGGTTGA
- a CDS encoding ArsR/SmtB family transcription factor: protein MDEVFKALADASRRRLLDSLNARNGQSLRELCAGLDMARQSVSKHLAVLESANLVTPVWRGREKLHYLNAAPINAISERWISRYHRERVHVLADLKRALEEELMSDLEFVYTNYINTTPERLWQALTDPTFTRRYWGVVFESDWRVGSTMVWEVGSVRIADHAQVVLEADPYRRLSYTWHTVTPEFAAAHDTGDGLVARMAAEPRSKVTFEIEPLGATVRLTVTHDGFEPGSAIREGIQHGWPELLSSLKSLLETGEPLPSPDPATQPA from the coding sequence ATGGACGAGGTGTTCAAGGCGCTGGCCGACGCCAGTCGTCGCCGACTGCTCGACAGTCTGAACGCCCGCAACGGCCAGAGCCTGCGTGAACTCTGCGCCGGCCTGGACATGGCACGGCAGTCCGTCAGCAAACATCTGGCGGTGCTGGAGTCGGCCAACCTGGTGACCCCGGTGTGGCGCGGCCGGGAGAAGTTGCACTACCTGAACGCCGCCCCGATCAACGCGATCAGCGAACGCTGGATCAGCCGCTACCACCGGGAGCGGGTGCACGTGCTCGCCGACCTGAAAAGAGCGCTGGAAGAGGAACTCATGAGCGATTTGGAATTCGTCTACACCAACTACATCAACACCACGCCGGAGCGGCTCTGGCAGGCGTTGACCGATCCCACCTTCACCCGGCGCTACTGGGGTGTCGTCTTCGAGTCCGACTGGCGGGTCGGGTCGACCATGGTCTGGGAGGTCGGCAGCGTACGGATAGCCGACCACGCCCAGGTCGTACTGGAGGCCGACCCGTACCGCCGGCTGTCGTACACCTGGCACACCGTGACGCCGGAGTTCGCCGCGGCCCACGACACCGGCGACGGTCTGGTGGCCAGGATGGCCGCGGAACCCCGTTCGAAGGTCACCTTCGAGATCGAACCGCTCGGCGCGACGGTCAGGCTGACCGTCACGCACGACGGCTTCGAGCCCGGAAGCGCGATCCGCGAGGGAATCCAGCACGGCTGGCCGGAACTGCTCTCCAGCCTGAAGAGCCTGCTGGAGACCGGCGAGCCGCTACCCTCCCCGGACCCGGCCACCCAACCGGCCTGA
- a CDS encoding phosphatase PAP2 family protein codes for MSIAAVSHVLRQVATRILLPVAVLYGVMVGLGLLVTKVLDDVWPLTVEDTVNRQLEADRGGTANAVSLVFSTIASTQAIVAVTAVVACILVVTRRRWREPVFLIGAVTAQAVVFLLTTLVIDRPRPAVEHMDVSPPTSSFPSGHTSAAIALYCGLALLLALHARRTSTRVAWWTLLVAIPLGVALTRMYRGMHHPSDLVGSLVNAGTCVVIMARGVLDRTVRWGREHVPGRRVARRRRPASATAA; via the coding sequence ATGTCGATCGCGGCGGTATCCCATGTACTCCGGCAGGTCGCCACCCGCATCCTGCTGCCGGTGGCGGTTCTCTACGGCGTGATGGTCGGGCTCGGACTGCTGGTCACGAAGGTGCTGGACGATGTCTGGCCGCTCACCGTCGAGGACACGGTCAATCGGCAGTTGGAGGCCGATCGCGGCGGCACCGCGAACGCCGTGTCGCTGGTGTTCAGCACGATCGCCAGCACACAAGCGATCGTCGCGGTCACCGCCGTGGTGGCGTGCATCCTGGTGGTGACGAGGCGTCGGTGGCGGGAGCCGGTGTTCCTCATCGGCGCGGTGACCGCCCAGGCCGTGGTCTTCCTGCTCACCACGCTGGTGATCGACCGGCCACGTCCGGCGGTCGAGCACATGGACGTGTCCCCGCCGACCTCCAGCTTCCCCTCCGGTCACACCTCGGCGGCCATTGCGCTCTACTGTGGACTGGCCCTGCTGCTGGCCCTGCACGCCCGGCGTACGTCGACCAGGGTGGCCTGGTGGACGTTGCTGGTGGCGATCCCGCTCGGGGTGGCACTGACCCGGATGTACCGGGGCATGCACCATCCCAGCGACCTGGTCGGCTCCCTGGTCAACGCCGGCACCTGCGTGGTCATCATGGCGCGCGGCGTCCTGGACCGGACGGTCCGGTGGGGACGGGAACACGTACCGGGCCGGCGGGTCGCCCGTCGGCGCCGGCCCGCCTCCGCAACCGCTGCCTGA
- a CDS encoding phosphatase PAP2 family protein: MRSPQPPTDEHSAKPGWWARRLDPDRSLSLRLTFAAVAAVLVLVPFSVLSLLVISAWWPLRSLDEGLAESLHAEAVAHPGWASATQVWTDVFGPGPLRVLVLAVVVWLWWRGARRVALWAVTTMVTGGVLGASLKLLFGRGRPELLDPVSHAPGYAFPSGHALTAALAAGVLVLVFLPFVAEIGDARRRRAARWGLWAGALLVTMVTGLSRIALGVHWLSDVLGGWVLGAAVVAATTAAFATWRGRVGHRPTSPLNDGVVEEEGRPLPERAAHHRQA; the protein is encoded by the coding sequence ATGCGTTCACCACAACCACCGACAGATGAACATTCGGCAAAACCTGGCTGGTGGGCGCGGCGCCTCGATCCGGACCGGTCGCTGAGTCTGCGGCTGACCTTCGCCGCCGTGGCGGCGGTGCTCGTACTGGTGCCATTCTCGGTGTTGTCGCTGCTGGTGATCTCGGCCTGGTGGCCGCTGCGCAGCCTGGACGAGGGACTGGCCGAGTCGCTGCACGCCGAGGCGGTGGCGCATCCGGGCTGGGCGTCGGCGACACAGGTCTGGACCGACGTCTTCGGGCCGGGGCCGTTGCGGGTGCTGGTCCTGGCGGTGGTGGTCTGGCTGTGGTGGCGGGGCGCCCGTCGGGTGGCGCTGTGGGCGGTCACGACGATGGTGACCGGTGGCGTGCTGGGCGCCTCGCTCAAGCTGCTCTTCGGCCGGGGCCGCCCCGAACTGCTCGATCCGGTGTCACACGCGCCCGGTTACGCGTTCCCGTCCGGGCACGCACTCACGGCGGCGCTGGCCGCCGGCGTACTCGTGCTGGTTTTCCTGCCCTTTGTCGCCGAGATCGGTGATGCCCGGCGGCGGCGCGCGGCCCGGTGGGGGTTGTGGGCCGGCGCCCTGCTGGTCACGATGGTGACCGGGTTGAGCCGGATCGCGCTGGGTGTGCACTGGCTCAGTGATGTGCTCGGCGGCTGGGTGCTCGGCGCAGCGGTGGTGGCGGCGACGACGGCCGCGTTCGCCACCTGGCGTGGCCGGGTCGGACACCGCCCCACCTCACCGCTGAACGACGGTGTGGTCGAGGAGGAGGGCCGACCACTGCCCGAGCGCGCCGCCCACCACCGGCAGGCATAG